The Salvia miltiorrhiza cultivar Shanhuang (shh) chromosome 1, IMPLAD_Smil_shh, whole genome shotgun sequence genome has a window encoding:
- the LOC131005421 gene encoding uncharacterized protein LOC131005421 has translation MDCSTAKEMWDILERLCIGSEEIKENKLSIACQKFDSFLMIKNESVEEMKYRFNQILNEVQSISKDKYTQREINLMILRVLPQGDWQIYSVAHQKTKKAGISDKDAPSGSKGAALKASSKDTKKQSKESSKLKPEEFFSQYALLTERFNKMETKFRKYKKFHKRNYKGKEKEFKPRYSNNKSEEKKSPTPELKDAECFGYGKKEHCRTDCPELSHSERIELHAKRDRKYGKKKAMVAGETEDSRSSTESTSNNSTNSDDESQAVMAKDAESVADNSCNSYDNRMNGPEVNSHSITLNTDNSFLFTGENSESKGSTIDEVDEYDQLMTDHRLLRSMFENLLPQNQKLEKEISEDQSKKETIKLYYPYENCLDELIMENNQLKTSVNTL, from the exons ATGGACTGCAGTACTGCcaaggagatgtgggatatcCTCGAAAGATTGTGCATCGGATCAGAGGAAATTAAGGAGaacaagctatccatagcttgtcaaAAGTTTGATTCATTCCTAATGATAAAAAATGAATCAGTCGAAGAGATGAAGTACAGGTTCAATCAAATACTGAACGAGGTTCAGTCTATCTCAAAAGATAAATatactcaacgagaaatcaacctgatgATTCTTCGTGTTCTTCCACAAGGCGATTGGCAGATCTATTCTGTCGCTCATCAGA AGACAAAGAAGGCCGGAATATCAGATAAAGACGCTCCATCAGGTTCGAAGGGGGCTGCACTGAAAGCTTCATCGAAGGATACCAAGAAGCAGTCAAAGGAGTCGTCTAAACTGAAGCCAGAAGAATTTTTCAGTCAATACGCACTACtaactgaaagattcaacaagatggaaacAAAGTTTCGCAAGTACAAGAAGTTCCATAAGAGgaactacaaaggaaaggagaaGGAGTTCAAACCTAGATACTCCAACAACAAGAGTGAAGAGAAGAAATCACCCACTCCCGAGCTCAAAGATGCGGAATGCTTTGGATACGGAAAGAAAGAGCATTGCAGAACTGATTGCCCTGAACTGTCACACTCAGAGCGGATAGAACTTCATGCTAAAAGAGATCGCAAGTACGGAAAGAAGAAGGCAATGGTGGCTGGAGAAACTGAAGACTCTAGATCTTCAACTGAATCAACATCCAACAATTCCACCAattcagatgatgagagccaggCCGTCATGGCTAAAGAtgctgaaagcgtggctgacaactcctgcaacagctacgacaatagAATGAATGGGCCTGAGGTAAATTCTCACTCTATAACTCTtaatactgataactccttCTTGTTTACAGGAGAAAACTCAGAATCCAAAGGCTCAACAATCGACGAAGTTGACGAgtatgatcagctcatgactgatcatcgACTCCTAAGGTCAATGTTCGAGAATCTCCTACCACAGAATCAAAAATTGGAGAAGGAAATCAGTGAGGATCAGTCCAAGAAGGAGACAATCAAGCTCTACTATCCATATGAGAATTGCCTAGACGAATTGATCATGGAGAACAACCAACTGAAGACAAGTGTCAACACCCTTTAG